One Rouxiella sp. S1S-2 genomic window, CCGTATTCCAGAACCTGAAAGTACGGCAATACCTAGCGGAATTAATCCGGGGTGGGACACATCGCTAGCATCAACCAAGGGTTGTCCGACGAGCTGCGGGTGCCGCTGGCCAATAGTTAAGGCAATGACCGCGGCCGCATTGGCTGCTCTACCGGGTGTGAGACTTTGATTGAGAACAATGACACAGCGTTCAAGTTTTATATTTTTAACAGTATCTGCAGCGGGGCTTTCAGCAGTAACAACGTCGGTCATTTCAATACTCCTTAAAAATAGCTGTATAGTGTTTTATCAAGATGTTTGTGAAGCAGGTGGACACTATGCTAGAAAGAAAAGGGCACGTATTGAACGCTATTGCACGAGGTGCAGATTAGTACTTTTTAAACCAGTAATGGGGTTTGGTAATGTCATCAATTCAATCTGATATTAATATCTGGCGAAGTCACGAGCTACAGGCCGAGTTGATACACGGACGTTTTGTGGACTATGCCTACGACGTTCATACCCACGAGACAGCCTGTTTTGCCTTGCTTACCGAAGGCAGCATTCGTATTAAAATGCGTGGGACCGAATTTGTTGCACGCAAAGGTGATCTTTATGCCATTGATGCCGATGAGCCCCATGCAGGATGGGCAACCGATGAAAAAGGGTGGCGATTGCGCACTCTGTATGTCGATGTCGCGCATTTACGCCAATTGGTTCGTGGCGAACGTGGTGCCAACCTTCCCGCGCTTGCCGGACCGATTATCAATGACCCAGAGGTTATTGCACATCTCCATGCGCTGCACCAATGCTCCGAAGTTGAAGGGTCGCGCCTTTATCGAGACCGCGCCTATCTCTCTTTTGCCGACCAGCTTTTAGAAAGGCATGTGAAGCACAGTTATCATATTGAGAAAGACGGCAATGAATTGGGGGCAGTAAGAATGGCGCGTGATTTTCTTGATGCGCACTTGCAGGATAACGTCAGTCTGGTAACCATTGCACAGCAAACAGGGCTTCCGCAGTACAAATTATTTCGTGCCTTTGAGCGCACCTACGGCATGACGCCCCATGCCTACCAGCGACAGGCGCGAGTGAGATTCGCCATGCGCCTGCTGCGTCAGGGAGTGACTTTGGTCAATGCTGGTGCGTTGTCGGGTTTTTCAGATCAGGCCCATTTTACACGCTGGTTTAAAAGATTCATGGGCGTCACGCCGGGTCTATATCAAAGGGCTTTTCATCCCTTAGAGTAAGTTTTTACGCATGGCGCGGGTGACGTCTACGAGCTGATACAGGCCTGCCTCAACCTCAGACGCACTACTTTCCTGCGCAAAGCGCATCAGAGCAAGCAGCAGTTTATTGTCTGCATCTGCCGCTAATGTCACTGGGCTAGAGTAATTTAATTGCAATGCCTTGTGTAGCAAAGTGACGTCCGAGGGCAAAATCCCCACCGGACAGCACATCTCAAGCGTTTCGCCCGACTCGTTGAAATAAACAGTCAGATCGCTGTCAATGACTAAAGCCGGATCATCGCCGTCAATTTCCAAGCCTAATGCGTCGTAAAGACGATAAATTATATTGAGCATCTTTTTTCGTTAGCCTTTAACCAGTCGCGAAAGACCCTGTGTCTCTTTCCATACACGGGTATCACCAATTCGTTGGTCATACGATAATTTTAACGCACTGACCTGAATGTTTTTTAATACCTTGTTGCCTGCAGCGCTAGTGTTATAGGTCTGAATCTCATTATTCCCGCCGTTAAGCAGTACCTGCTGAAATATTTTTTGGTTTTTCTCGTCAAGAGGATTAGCGGGCTGAGATAAAGGCTGCCCCTGATGTTGGCTAATGGCCTCGCGTTTTATTTCGGCATCTAACATGCCCGTTCTGTCCTTGCCACTTTTGCAGTTCCAACAAGGCACCGCACCAATTTCATACGCTAGCATGGTTACACGCTGTGCAGCTTTATAAGGTTCACCACCATCCCGATGGTGTGAGTTGCTCGACAGAATCTGTATCAGTTGCTGTGCCAGCTCATTAACTTTTACGGCATTAGCCGGTTGTGTTTTAAGATAGTCACCCACCATACCTCCCAGAGTAGCAGCACCTGGTTTTGTAGAACTTCCTAATAATTGATTGATGGCATCCGCATTGTATTTATCTGATGCAGACCAGCCTAAACCGAATTTTAGCGCTATTTCATTGACGCCGAAATTAAAGGCCGCCACGGCAATATTTATTTTCACCTCCTGCATCTTGCCGTTTTCCCCACGTACTGACAGAACCGATGGCGTTTGTTTGCTCAGCATTTTCCAGGCTTCAATCTGATCTTTGAGCATTACATCTTCTCCCTGGACTTTGCTCGCAGTGACCAGCGCCGTGGACACAATTTGTAAAGGAACGGTGTGCCCGGCCAACGCCCTTTTCAATAATTCAGGTTTGCTGAAGAGTGCCGCGGTCGCCACCTCTTTTGCCCGCGTCAAAGCTCCTGCCTGCCGGGCCGGATCAGACTCTTTCATCGCATACGGCGAGAGAATACCGTGTCGGAGCCCCTTGAATAACGTTTTGGGCTTTCCGCCTTCTCCTGGTACAGATATTTCGGAGGACCATAGGTTTACCGCGTGATTAGCTTCTTTGTCCGATGAGCTACAGACGCCTTTGCCTTCGTAACTTGTCGGGAAAATATCATCATTACCCAGTTTCATGTTCCCGGCAGGGATTAGGGTGCAGGCATAATCTCTTTGGTTATGTGAGATCGTATTATTCAGCGTATTCCACGGCTTATTATTACGCAGGTGTGTACCCGTCTGTGCAAACTGCTCTTTAATAAACGCCTTCGATTCCTTTAACGATACCGTATTTTTACTGCTGTACTTCAGTGCTACATGGTTGATTAACGTTGCATTCAATTTTCGAACTGTACTCTTTTCCTGCTTGGTAGAGGCCCGACTATCATCACCTGAGGTTTTTAAAAGGCCGGGTAAAGATGACAAACCCTGCTTATTCAGCTTGAGCTTATCCATCACACAGTCAGCGGTACTGACGAGCCCCCCTTCGAGTTGTTTTAAAGCGCTTACCGAACGAGTTGAACTTTTGAGGTCTTCACTCTGGACTCTCATTTCCTGTATTTTTAGCTCACCTTTCAGGGGTGATTTTTCACATTTGGTGAGAATAGCTGACCCGCTTTGCATGCCTGAAGTTGGCAGATTCGACTCTACATTATAAGAACTTGGTGATACGTGGATAAAGGGTAGTTTCACTGTGCCTCCTGCACTAAAGAGAGTCGAGCGGGTTTGTGATGATGAAGCTCGCACCACATCATCATAATGAATAGGCAAAGTGTTTCTTTCGAATTTACGCATAAAATTACAGATTTGGGACAATGAAAAATGCTGTCTCAGAATGGGCTGCAGGCCACAAGCAATTTTAAGGAATTAAAATGCATAAAAACTACATTTTAACCATAAAACCGAAAGAAACTCATTATTCATTCGACGATGATATGTCAATAAACATCGCTTTTAATGAGGAATTTACTGTGGCAACTATTGTTCCAACTCCAAAATCTTTCGTATCTAACGAATACCCACACTTATCACCTTCTGAGAAGTCACTGCCAAAAGGCAATGAAGACAGATTGACTGAAGTTAAGGAGCTTTGCAGGAGGGAACATGTTGGCGTTGTCCCTGATCATCTTGTTGAATTACAAGTTTTAGCGAAAGAGAAAAATTGTATTATCGGTATTCGACCGGTCGATGAAATGGCAACGGATTTAATAGAGAAGGGGCACCCGACTAAAGGTTTTCATATTAAGGGTAAAAGTGCAAATTGGGGACCGCAAACGGCCTTTATCTGTGTAAAACAAGAATTGAGTAAGCTTGCCGATCAGCCTCAACGATTGGGTAAATTTAATGAGCAAGTTGAGTCATGTTTGACGGAAGGTTATGCTCAGAAGATACCGTTAGAAATTACTCGTGAGCGGCTTAATTTACTCATCGAAAAGAGTGTTATTAACAATGTAAAATATAATGCTCAAAGGCAACCCATTGAATTAGAATCTAAAACACCGGAGGGTGTTAATCATAAATTTACGTTAGTCCACTCTGACAAAGAACCAGGAGTATACCAGGTCAGGCATGATGGAGTCCCCATTGAAGTGCTGGCACCACCGGGACAAAATAAAAAACCCCTTACAGCGGATTATGATCTTTTGATGATTGCTCCTTCTATTGAAGATTTTGGCGCGCAGGATATGCTGCCCCTTCACGACGTGTCACATGATGTTTTCAAGGCCAGAATAAATAAGTATAAGACACGGCCAGAAAATCTTGCCGACCCTCTAAAGAAAGCTTATGCAAATCCGGCTACTTTTTATAAGCCGCAAGATAAAGAGATTGGTAATGTTTCGTCACGAATTCGCGATATGATCCCTGAGATTAACAAGCGCCTTGTGGGTACCGGAGAGCCAGTTGTACACCATGGCAGCGATACAGCCAGTCCTGCGACTGATATGGAAGCTAATTTCCCTGCAGCTTTTACACTTCCCAAACCATTGGGGCAGTTTGATGAAATTTGTGTGATAAAAGACTTTGAAGAGTTAAAAGCTCTCGTTCTGGCGGCAAAAAATGAAGGCTATCATGTACCGTTAAATCCGCTTTGGGAAAAAAATATTACAGATATTCGTTCTGAAAGCTTTACTGAAGCAAAAAAAAATATTGCGACCAACTTCTCTCGATTTTTACGATAGGTAAAATCCTGCCCAAATGCCTAACCACTTTCCGAAAGGGTGTGGTTTACAGGCTTTAATTACGTCGTATTTCTCCGATAACTGAAGCTTATAGGTAAACTTTAAAGCTTACGCATTATCCAAAGGGCTAACTCCATATTATCTATTGGGTTATAGTGAAATGTATTGATCGGCAAGGTGATGAAGTCATTATTAGTGGGTGTTTAGGGATAAGTAAATGCTATGGAATAGGGCGTTAAAAGAGGAAGTTTGGATATGAAAATTTTTTAGCCTAGGCGTTTGTGAACAACTGACGCCACAGGCTGTAACAGCTTAAAACACAACAATACCAATCCAGGATATGTATTTGTCTAAACGAATGGATTTTTACCCTCGTATATGATGTTTATTTGATGAAAATGTATGTCATTCGATGAAATAACCTCTGTTACATGACTCCCTGAAGTGACCGGAGCCGAATGCAGGTAAAGAGGATTATTGAAGACAAAAATAACGCAATACATAGCACTTGATACGTATTTTTCTTCACCAAAAAATAGAAGGTTATGTGCATTCATGCCATTCATAGCATCCTTAGCAAAGGTGAGGTATACCCCTTTTTTGGCATTTATTCCCCTGCGTTCACTATTTGGATTTGCTGATATTTTTCTTTGCATTTTTATCGCATCAAGTCCTTCCTTAGAAGTGTAATGAATGTAAACAGTTTTACCGTTAAACAAACCATTGTCGATGTGCATGTTAATACGATGGTCTTTACTAAACACAGTGGCTATCTCCATAAATAATAAGCAAGTTTATGCCCAAGTTGCCCCTTCGAGTGCAGCATGAGGCTGAACTCGAAGTCAAATGTGTGAAGAATTATTCGATTTCGGAGATTTCATATTCCCGCACAATTGTGCGGGTTTCAGAACCCCACAGTGACGCTTTTGTTCTTACCTGATGGGTGGCAAATGTCTCTTTATTGGTAAAGAGCTCTTCCACCTTCCAGATGAGAGGATCGGCGGTCTCGGTCACCTCAAAAGAAACGCATCCCGCTTCATCCTTCGTCAGCCTCATATGCTCAGGAAGATGATGACGAACGAGGTTTGATTCCTCAATACTTTTACATACCAAACGTCCACTCAGCTTGATCATTTTTCTCCCTCTATATTCGCAAATAAATTAGCCAATCCACAGCACAACACAGGCTGCAAAAATACAATATCCGCCAAAAAGGTGCCATTTACCGTGTTCAAGCCAGCCCGCAAGCCAGCGTAATGCCAGCAGTCCGGCAATAAAGCTAAACACCATGCCCAACAGGCTTGGCAGCAATATTGATGAAAGCATGCCTGTCGGATAGGCCGAGGGGCCGTTCTGGTAAACGCGTACAAACTCTTTAAGAATAACCACCGGTGTTAGAACAACGGCCAGGGCAAAGCTGAATTCCTCAACGGTTTTTCTAGCCACGCCCAGCGATAAACCCGTTGAAATAGTGGCTCCCGAGCGCGAAAAACCGCGAAAAGGGAGGCAGAGTCCCTGAACAATACCGATGGCCATTGATTGGAAAAGCGAGAGTTCTTTGCTGTGGCTTTCTTTGATTCTGGACGAGACGATGATGAGGATACCTGCAGCGACTAATCCCGAGGCGATCAGTTTGCTGTTGCTAAACAGAGACTCAATTTCGAAAGTTGAGGCATCGCTGGCATAAAACTTTTTAATCAGATGAAGCAGAATGAGTCCCACAATGCCGGTCATCATTGTTGCCAGAATAATGCGCAGTGCATTGTGTTTGAACGCAGCCGCAGAACTGAAATAAGTTTCACGCCATGACCGCCAAAAATGCACGATAACGGCAAACATGGTGCCGGTATGCAACATAACTAATAGTAACGTCATATCTGGTGCACTTGGGTCAAGACCAAGAATTTTTTCAGCCATAATAACGTGCGCCGAACTGGAAACAGGAAGCAACTCGGCAAGCCCCTGAATAATAGCCAATATCAGTATATTCAAAAACGTCATATCTTCTCCGGGGGAAAAACGGGGACAAACATCTGATAGGGATGACTACACTTTCGCCAGCGCCCGCATAACTATATGCGTTGGTTATTACTATTTTAATTTTTATGTGAGGCGCAGAGTATTAATCAAGATTCTGTTTAACCTTCATTTATTTTCATATCGACAAATTTGTCCCAAATGGGGGACAGCCCAAACTACATCAGACTCACCGTTGCGGCCAGTAAAGGAGCACGAAGCAGCTAGGGCATCATGGCGAGACTGCAGTCGGCTTTGCTGATGTGCGGTGGGGGTGAGAGGCAGTACATTTTTCTGCCCAGATATCACCAGCATTGCGCGAAGTGGGGCGAGGGCGATTTGCCAAATCGATGCCATTGAGTGAAGTGACAGCGTAAGGGCCGCCATGCGGCGATCGTAATTTTCCCGGCTGGTTGTAAATTTCCGATAGGAAAACCCTTTATTCGAAAGAAATAAACTGTTGATTAAGGATATTCTTATATTAGGATATTTCTTTTTGATACAAGGATTGTAATAATGTATAAAAATATTAGCATCACGAGTATAAATAATCCCATAGACTCTGACATTCAGAGTGATTTAATTAATACCCCTAAAATTTTCGATCAAAATATAAAATTTTTAGAAGAATCAGCGCCGTCTACTAGCACTATTGATGAAAGAAAGGACTTCCAGAATAAAAAAACTCAAGCCTTAGCTCAAGTACTCATCACTAATCCTATTGGTAAGCAACTTGATTTATCAACTATTGATTTAAACGATATAGACTTTAGTGATTCCATAACGTCTGACATGCTTCAGTACTGTCATAATCCCGAACTCTACACAAATATGTTAGCCAGTATTGACAGCATTGATAGTCAATATAATCCACAGAAAGTGCAGTTAGCCAGTGATTTAATTAAATCACTTATGGATTTCAATATAAACACTTCTAGTATTACGCACCCCTTGATGAATATTCTTTCACAGGATACGTATTGCAATGATACTGCGATAGCAAAATTATTGGAATCCATTGGTGAGAGCACGGAGTTACAGGTTTTCAAGGCGAGCACGAGTAGGGTTGATGCGAAAAATAATTATTCAGATGAGAAGGAAGAATGTAATAATGTTTTAAAAAAATATTTGCAAGGGCAACCATTGAATTTTGGAGAGTCAGATTATCTTTTGAATCTAGAAGAAATAGATTGGTCAAATTGTATGGGTATGGATCTAGATGATATTAATAGCTCGCCGAAAGCGGGTGAAAGCCAGGTCGATTTTAGTGCTGATGATTATAAATTACCGACTATTAGTGGATACGAAAACGCTTTTATTTTAAAAGATAAAAAGAACGAATTTCTCGCTAACGCTTCTTTTATCTTAACAAGAAATCGATTTAAAAATCTCAATGTAAAATCAGGGAATAAAGTCAAACCTGCTGCCCAAGAAAGTGTTAAACGTTTGGAAAGAGCTACTCCACAAGTTATAAACATTCAAAAAAACACCTACGCCCTAGGAACAAAATTAGACTTTACACGAGCAATGGCCGCAGGAGCGGGAAACTGTGGTGAAATGGCCGGTATTTCGGCTCAGATTATAAATAACAGTGGTGGTTATGCAAGGCAATACCTTGTTGATGACAAGGGAACACATGCTTTCACACTGGTCGGCATTCCGCCAAGAACAGCTACTGATAATGTACATTTTTCAGACTATACTGACTGCTGGGCTTTGGACCCTTGGGCCGGCATTGTGTGTAAAGCGGATGAATACACCCAACTCTTCATAGAAAAAATGAATAAATGGGAAAGTGACGGTAAATTAATATTAGACAACGGCCAATGGATTAGTCCTAACAATAAAAACTGGTGTAATGCAGTATCTCAAGGAAATAAGGTACAGAACTATGGAGAAGCCAATTTTGATAATCCGGTAGATTTGGATTTTCTGGCGCAAGTCGAGGAATTTGCAACGTCTCTTATTGATGAACAGATCAATACCCCTGTACCTGCCGAGAGTGTGGGAGAGCATTTTTCGAGCAAACGACACTTACACTCTGGTGTTGATATTCAGACCGCGCCAGTGGCATCTAAACGCTCTAAGTTATCAGATACAGTCGCGCCTGAGCATCTTGCCCCAAAAGCAGGATGGAATGAGAAACTATTTTATAAAGATGTTGATAACTCACTTAAAAATATGATTTCTGAAATAAAAAAATGGCCTACTAATCATTTTTTTAAATTTACAACAAATGAATTTGATAACAAAATAAAAGAAAATCTTCACGCGCTTAGAAGCCAAGTTAATGACAAAAAGTTGATGACTACTGTAGCGCAAGGCATCTACGGTCAAGCAGTTAGAATATACAAGTTATCCATGTCCATTGATGAGAAAATACTACAACCTTTGAAGTTAGAAACGGAAAAAGTTAAGGCAGAGACAAAATTATACATCAATCAGTTGGAAAGTCGGGGGGAATACGAAAACTCGACTACGGAAATTAAAAAGACCTTACAGGTTTGTGATCAATATATCAGTAAATTAGTTGAGCTGCAGGAAATGAGTAATCCCTTGCTGGATAATGATACTCTGAAAAAAATTAGAAAAATGCTTGAACCTTTATCGCTATCGGAATTAAAACAAGCTCTTAATCAGGAAATAGCATCTGTACGTTACCTTGGGCTACCTGTTCGCAAAAACCTGCCAGATTCAAAACACATTGAGCCCATATCTACAGTGCTGAATGCCGTGGATATTGGGGATGTCTCAGCTCGAAAAAATCCCATAAATACAGTTACTGCAAATTCTAGCGCCCATCTGAATACAGTCAGTTTTTCGCAAGTGCACGAGGAGAAAGGCAAGGGGGGGTTAGAGCAGCAAGATCCAACAGAAGTGTTAGCGGGATCACGAGAGGCAATGGAGGCGGGCTTGGATAATTGGCTTGTTTGGTTAAAGGATGCAGAAGCTGCATCATGGGTAACAAAATCTATCTTTACCGGGAAAAACGAATGTGGAGGAGCACTTATTGTAGAGGAAATTTCTGAGGGTTTGCTCACGGCTTTACAGAACAAAAAGTTGAGCCCAGAAAGGGCGTACAGCGCTTTATTCCCGACTAAAAAAATTGAAAAGTTAGATTTTTTAAATTTATTACCACAATTGATGAGTCAGCCCGCGGGCGTGCGGCTCAGCTTGCTTTTAAATGAGTTCAGTAGCAGCAAGGTGGTGGCTGAGGAAATTAAAGAACTCATGATTGAGTCGTGTGTTTTGAGCCAAGGGATCAACAGGAAAATTTTTGAAAAAAATAATTTTTATAATCGAGTGAATATCATTGGGAAAAACTTAAACAAATTGAATGCCAACGATATGGCAAGTAATGAAAATTTAAAAGAGTTTTTACCGCAAGTTCTGCATGCGCAGAGCTTGTTTACAGAGTCGTTGCGCTTATTAGCAGGGGCAGGTTTCATAATGTATAAGGAGCCGGTTTTTTCCTGTGTGAAAAGTGACAATAAGAACGTTGCCAACTTGCGTAAAGCAGTGGAAAGTTCTGTACGAATTCAAGGGCACCTGCAATTTCTTAATCGGCCCATCACGAGGGGAATGCTGCAGGATGCTCAGTTGAAAGACAATGTGAGTTATGCACGTGGCCAGGCCGGAACAGAATTCTGGCTTAACCGATTTGCTGAGGCGAAGGTATCCTCTGATATAAAATCAACCGCAAGACAGCACGAACCTGAACCTGAATGGGTCAAGTGTTTACATGATTTTGCAAAAAATAATGTGAAACTGGCCAAGATAAGTGGCCTTCAAAAAGAAATGGAGTCAGAAATTCAGAGGATTAAGGCGAGAGAAGAATCTCTGGTCAGTAATAATTTACAGCCCGAAGGTTTCAATCCTGTCAGTGTGGCCATCGGTCTGGCCATGGATTTATGGGCTGAAGATCAACAAAGCATGTTAAGACCCGCTGGCCGTGACATTGGGTCAATGACAAGAGAGGGCGAACTGCAGCATGAAATCGCTAACAGACAAAATCTTAATACTGCCAATACAGAGTTGCACAGCGTATGGGCAAAAGCTCTAAGTCTTTTGGAATCTGGCGTGCCAGAAAAGTACCAGGAAAATCTGTTATCAGTGATGGGGGTCTGTGAAACAGCCATACTTGCAAATAATCTTGAAACT contains:
- a CDS encoding CyaA/EF/ExoY family adenylyl cyclase toxin, which encodes MHKNYILTIKPKETHYSFDDDMSINIAFNEEFTVATIVPTPKSFVSNEYPHLSPSEKSLPKGNEDRLTEVKELCRREHVGVVPDHLVELQVLAKEKNCIIGIRPVDEMATDLIEKGHPTKGFHIKGKSANWGPQTAFICVKQELSKLADQPQRLGKFNEQVESCLTEGYAQKIPLEITRERLNLLIEKSVINNVKYNAQRQPIELESKTPEGVNHKFTLVHSDKEPGVYQVRHDGVPIEVLAPPGQNKKPLTADYDLLMIAPSIEDFGAQDMLPLHDVSHDVFKARINKYKTRPENLADPLKKAYANPATFYKPQDKEIGNVSSRIRDMIPEINKRLVGTGEPVVHHGSDTASPATDMEANFPAAFTLPKPLGQFDEICVIKDFEELKALVLAAKNEGYHVPLNPLWEKNITDIRSESFTEAKKNIATNFSRFLR
- a CDS encoding undecaprenyl-diphosphate phosphatase → MTFLNILILAIIQGLAELLPVSSSAHVIMAEKILGLDPSAPDMTLLLVMLHTGTMFAVIVHFWRSWRETYFSSAAAFKHNALRIILATMMTGIVGLILLHLIKKFYASDASTFEIESLFSNSKLIASGLVAAGILIIVSSRIKESHSKELSLFQSMAIGIVQGLCLPFRGFSRSGATISTGLSLGVARKTVEEFSFALAVVLTPVVILKEFVRVYQNGPSAYPTGMLSSILLPSLLGMVFSFIAGLLALRWLAGWLEHGKWHLFGGYCIFAACVVLWIG
- a CDS encoding putative quinol monooxygenase encodes the protein MIKLSGRLVCKSIEESNLVRHHLPEHMRLTKDEAGCVSFEVTETADPLIWKVEELFTNKETFATHQVRTKASLWGSETRTIVREYEISEIE
- a CDS encoding AraC family transcriptional regulator, whose translation is MSSIQSDINIWRSHELQAELIHGRFVDYAYDVHTHETACFALLTEGSIRIKMRGTEFVARKGDLYAIDADEPHAGWATDEKGWRLRTLYVDVAHLRQLVRGERGANLPALAGPIINDPEVIAHLHALHQCSEVEGSRLYRDRAYLSFADQLLERHVKHSYHIEKDGNELGAVRMARDFLDAHLQDNVSLVTIAQQTGLPQYKLFRAFERTYGMTPHAYQRQARVRFAMRLLRQGVTLVNAGALSGFSDQAHFTRWFKRFMGVTPGLYQRAFHPLE
- a CDS encoding inositol phosphate phosphatase SopB, whose translation is MRKFERNTLPIHYDDVVRASSSQTRSTLFSAGGTVKLPFIHVSPSSYNVESNLPTSGMQSGSAILTKCEKSPLKGELKIQEMRVQSEDLKSSTRSVSALKQLEGGLVSTADCVMDKLKLNKQGLSSLPGLLKTSGDDSRASTKQEKSTVRKLNATLINHVALKYSSKNTVSLKESKAFIKEQFAQTGTHLRNNKPWNTLNNTISHNQRDYACTLIPAGNMKLGNDDIFPTSYEGKGVCSSSDKEANHAVNLWSSEISVPGEGGKPKTLFKGLRHGILSPYAMKESDPARQAGALTRAKEVATAALFSKPELLKRALAGHTVPLQIVSTALVTASKVQGEDVMLKDQIEAWKMLSKQTPSVLSVRGENGKMQEVKINIAVAAFNFGVNEIALKFGLGWSASDKYNADAINQLLGSSTKPGAATLGGMVGDYLKTQPANAVKVNELAQQLIQILSSNSHHRDGGEPYKAAQRVTMLAYEIGAVPCWNCKSGKDRTGMLDAEIKREAISQHQGQPLSQPANPLDEKNQKIFQQVLLNGGNNEIQTYNTSAAGNKVLKNIQVSALKLSYDQRIGDTRVWKETQGLSRLVKG
- a CDS encoding DUF2000 domain-containing protein, translating into MTDVVTAESPAADTVKNIKLERCVIVLNQSLTPGRAANAAAVIALTIGQRHPQLVGQPLVDASDVSHPGLIPLGIAVLSGSGIRLRELRQKAAELGNIDLIDFPVQGQQTKNYASFQEAVAIIPLNEMEYSGVALVGGKKAISKIVADLTLFA